From a region of the Tursiops truncatus isolate mTurTru1 chromosome 13, mTurTru1.mat.Y, whole genome shotgun sequence genome:
- the PXMP2 gene encoding LOW QUALITY PROTEIN: peroxisomal membrane protein 2 (The sequence of the model RefSeq protein was modified relative to this genomic sequence to represent the inferred CDS: inserted 1 base in 1 codon) yields MAPAASKLRAEADVGAFPRRALAQYLRLLRLYPVLTKATTSGILSALGNFLAQLIEKNQEKEDCSQKVDVRGPLRYAIYRFFFTGPLGHSFHLFVXDWIPPEAPSAGVTRLLLGRLLFAPAFLSSFFLIVNSLEGKDAAAFTAKMKRGFWPALQMNWRVWTPVQFINVN; encoded by the exons ATGGCGCCGGCGGCGTCGAAGCTGAGGGCCGAGGCCGACGTCGGGGCATTCCCGCGGCGGGCGCTCGCCCAGTACCTGCGCCTCCTGCGGCTCTACCCGGTGCTCACCAAGGCGACCACCAG TGGCATTTTGTCAGCACTTGGGAACTTCCTGGCCCAGTTGATTGAGAAGAATCAGGAAAAAGAAGACTGCTCTCAAAAGGTAGATGTCAGAGGGCCTCTCAGATATGCCATTTACAG GTTCTTTTTCACAGGGCCGCTGGGTCACTCCTTCCACCTCTTCG GGGACTGGATCCCTCCCGAGGCCCCCTCGGCAGGCGTCACGAGGCTGCTGCTGGGCCGCCTCCTCTTTGCACCCGCCTTCCTGTCATCGTTCTTCCTCATCGTGAACTCCCTGGAG GGGAAGGACGCGGCCGCCTTCACTGCGAAGATGAAGAGAGGATTCTGGCCGGCGCTGCAGATGAACTGGCGAGTCTGGACTCCAGTGCAGTTTATTAACGTCAACTAA